From the genome of Moritella sp. F3, one region includes:
- a CDS encoding Na+/H+ antiporter NhaC family protein: protein MEQTDISSLLPIIITLVLSLTTRNVVIGLFAGVLTGVFMLNGLQPLDAFGIMVKDHLVPQLTDGYNAGVLVLLVFIGGFVALMEQSGGGQAFAEKVTHWISSKCKAQLSAWFGGIFIFFSDLGTPLIVGPVFRPMFEKLKLSRQKLAFIIDSTSSPVAILIPFIGWGVYIMGLIQKEFTALSLETSDWQAFVNAIPFQFYAFLAIFIVPLVAIKKLDFGPMAEAEAQAKKGVFTGQSQETLTAFTHKNAKPSFVWAPLLVMAVVLISMLGPLGFPFEKVSGSAFRAALSTSYLFAAMTLLILMAAYGVRNLTDGIAVYLKGMGNMMQVAIILVLAWTLSGIGKDLGTAAYIAEQAQGGFPSWLVPAVAFLLAAIISFATGSSWGTFAIMMPLVIPTAVAIDAPLYACIGAVLSGGLFGDHCSPISETTILSSTGAGCDQYEHFRTQLPYALLNGGIAFVSFVIAGIFETALVLIGAMIMQMCLVYSFALWHQHKQEQGQISQA from the coding sequence ATGGAACAAACAGATATTAGCTCACTATTGCCTATTATCATTACGTTAGTACTGTCGCTCACGACGCGGAATGTCGTGATTGGCTTATTCGCTGGTGTGTTAACCGGCGTATTTATGCTTAATGGATTACAGCCCCTCGATGCGTTTGGCATTATGGTTAAAGATCACCTAGTGCCGCAACTGACTGATGGTTATAACGCGGGTGTATTGGTGTTATTGGTATTCATTGGTGGCTTTGTTGCTTTGATGGAGCAGTCGGGCGGTGGTCAAGCTTTCGCTGAGAAAGTAACACACTGGATCAGTAGTAAATGCAAAGCACAATTATCTGCTTGGTTTGGTGGTATTTTTATCTTTTTTTCGGATCTGGGTACGCCATTAATTGTGGGGCCAGTATTCCGCCCAATGTTTGAAAAATTAAAGTTATCTCGTCAAAAATTAGCCTTCATTATTGATTCAACGTCATCCCCTGTGGCTATCCTGATCCCATTTATTGGTTGGGGCGTATATATCATGGGGCTAATCCAAAAAGAGTTTACTGCGTTATCACTAGAAACATCAGATTGGCAAGCATTTGTGAATGCTATCCCATTCCAGTTCTATGCGTTCCTCGCTATTTTTATCGTGCCATTAGTGGCGATTAAGAAACTGGATTTTGGACCGATGGCTGAAGCGGAAGCACAAGCGAAAAAAGGTGTGTTTACTGGTCAAAGCCAAGAAACATTAACAGCTTTTACCCATAAAAATGCTAAACCATCATTCGTATGGGCACCATTATTAGTCATGGCAGTGGTGTTGATTAGCATGTTAGGGCCATTGGGTTTCCCGTTTGAAAAAGTATCGGGTTCGGCATTCCGCGCTGCACTATCTACGTCATACTTATTTGCGGCAATGACGTTATTGATTTTGATGGCAGCATACGGCGTGCGTAACTTAACTGACGGTATTGCGGTGTATTTAAAAGGCATGGGTAATATGATGCAAGTGGCAATCATCTTAGTGTTAGCCTGGACCTTGAGTGGCATTGGTAAAGATTTAGGCACAGCAGCTTATATTGCTGAGCAAGCACAAGGTGGCTTCCCAAGTTGGTTAGTGCCAGCGGTGGCGTTCTTACTTGCAGCTATCATTTCGTTTGCGACTGGTTCTTCATGGGGCACATTCGCGATCATGATGCCACTGGTGATACCAACGGCAGTGGCTATTGATGCACCATTATATGCCTGTATTGGTGCGGTATTATCTGGTGGTTTGTTTGGCGACCATTGTTCACCTATCTCGGAAACAACGATCTTGTCATCAACTGGTGCTGGCTGTGACCAGTACGAGCATTTCCGTACCCAATTACCGTATGCGTTATTAAATGGCGGCATCGCATTTGTCAGCTTTGTTATCGCGGGGATCTTTGAAACAGCATTGGTATTGATTGGCGCAATGATTATGCAAATGTGCTTGGTGTATTCATTCGCGCTATGGCATCAACATAAGCAGGAACAAGGACAGATTAGCCAAGCTTAA
- a CDS encoding cytochrome-c peroxidase: protein MHILKLISWLVISCIVGAKLSIAASGPASAPKVELGRYLFNDVRLSKFGNRSCALCHSPYHGWSNTFSKTPDIHGNISALNTPSLLNAADFMTYMQASRDLTDLAETIKRPLLSTSPEEMGMKEQLLVSRLQGTSSVYAPLFINAFGTAEVTLDKVLLALAEYVKTIRSTDTPYHRNLEQADITPLTPAQQKGLLLFKSARLNCTACHSGVLLNRRSDERETNFANTGLYGIESEGLYSYPPTVSGLQHVTGRREDNGKFRIPSLINVTATGPWGHDGSFSTLGAVIDSYARGGRLTVSGPNQGDGKEHPQKDRLITGFNLTPVERTQLLRFLAALAIPEPAQLNQHASPFCALVQLPGRVDVANCILPFIYRGSEDTD, encoded by the coding sequence ATGCATATACTTAAATTAATAAGCTGGCTAGTCATTAGCTGTATTGTTGGCGCTAAACTGTCAATCGCAGCATCAGGCCCAGCATCAGCACCAAAGGTTGAGTTAGGTCGCTATCTCTTTAACGATGTCAGACTGTCTAAATTTGGTAATCGTAGCTGTGCGCTTTGCCACTCCCCTTATCATGGTTGGAGTAACACCTTTAGCAAGACGCCTGATATTCATGGCAATATATCCGCGCTTAATACCCCATCTTTGCTTAATGCCGCCGACTTCATGACTTATATGCAAGCCAGTCGAGACTTAACCGATTTAGCTGAAACGATTAAACGACCGTTATTATCAACATCGCCTGAAGAAATGGGCATGAAGGAACAGCTGCTGGTATCACGTCTACAAGGTACATCGTCGGTATATGCCCCTTTATTTATCAATGCTTTTGGCACTGCGGAAGTAACGCTAGACAAAGTATTGTTGGCGTTGGCTGAATACGTAAAAACAATTCGTTCTACTGACACGCCTTATCATCGTAATCTTGAGCAAGCTGATATAACCCCATTAACACCAGCACAGCAGAAAGGCTTGCTGCTCTTTAAAAGTGCAAGGTTGAATTGTACAGCCTGTCACAGTGGCGTGCTGCTCAATCGCCGCTCTGATGAACGCGAGACTAATTTTGCGAATACTGGTCTTTATGGCATTGAGTCTGAAGGACTGTATAGCTATCCGCCTACCGTATCAGGTCTACAGCATGTCACTGGGCGACGCGAAGATAATGGCAAGTTCAGGATCCCATCACTGATTAATGTGACGGCTACAGGTCCTTGGGGCCATGATGGTAGCTTTAGCACATTGGGCGCTGTTATTGACAGCTATGCTCGCGGTGGACGATTGACGGTATCAGGGCCTAACCAAGGTGATGGTAAAGAGCATCCACAAAAAGATCGCTTAATCACTGGTTTTAATTTAACCCCAGTAGAGCGAACGCAATTATTGCGTTTTTTAGCTGCGCTAGCGATCCCTGAGCCAGCACAATTAAACCAGCATGCATCGCCATTTTGCGCCTTGGTGCAATTGCCCGGCAGGGTTGATGTGGCGAATTGTATTTTGCCGTTTATCTATCGCGGCAGTGAAGACACCGATTAA
- the fbaA gene encoding class II fructose-bisphosphate aldolase, translating into MSKIFDVVKPGVVTGDDVQKVFAIAKENNFALPAVNMVSTDSINGTLEAAAKAKSPVIIQFSHGGAAFFAGKGIGLEGHGGSIMGAIAGAKYVHVMAESYGVPVIIHTDHAAKKLLPWIDGLLDAGEEFFAQTGKPLFSSHMLDLSEESLEENIATCGEYLARMSKMDMTIEIELGCTGGEEDGVDNSDMDASELYTSPEDVAYAYEKLNAISPRFTIAASFGNVHGVYKPGNVVLTPTILRDSQAYVSEKFGLPANTLNFVFHGGSGSSEAEIQESIGYGVIKMNIDTDTQWATWEGIKNYYEGKKEFLQGQIGNPTGADAPNKKHYDPRVWLRAGQTSLVARLEQAHKDLNSVDVL; encoded by the coding sequence ATGTCTAAGATCTTTGATGTTGTAAAACCAGGTGTTGTAACAGGCGATGACGTGCAAAAAGTTTTTGCTATTGCTAAAGAAAACAACTTCGCTCTACCAGCTGTAAACATGGTAAGCACTGATTCAATCAACGGTACTTTAGAAGCAGCTGCAAAAGCTAAATCTCCAGTGATCATCCAGTTCTCACACGGCGGCGCTGCATTCTTCGCTGGTAAAGGTATTGGTCTTGAAGGTCACGGCGGTTCTATCATGGGCGCTATCGCCGGTGCTAAATACGTACACGTTATGGCTGAATCTTATGGTGTTCCAGTTATCATCCACACAGATCACGCGGCTAAGAAATTGCTTCCTTGGATCGACGGACTACTAGACGCTGGTGAAGAATTCTTCGCACAAACTGGTAAGCCACTATTTAGCTCACACATGTTAGATCTTTCTGAAGAATCTTTAGAAGAAAACATCGCGACTTGTGGTGAATACCTAGCGCGTATGTCTAAAATGGACATGACTATCGAAATCGAACTAGGTTGTACTGGTGGTGAAGAAGATGGCGTAGATAACTCTGACATGGACGCATCTGAGCTTTACACTTCGCCAGAAGACGTTGCATACGCTTACGAAAAACTGAACGCTATCAGCCCACGTTTCACTATCGCTGCCTCTTTCGGTAACGTACACGGTGTATACAAGCCAGGTAACGTTGTGCTTACTCCAACTATCCTACGTGATTCACAAGCATACGTTTCAGAGAAATTTGGCCTACCAGCTAACACGCTAAACTTCGTATTCCACGGTGGTTCAGGTTCTTCAGAAGCTGAAATCCAAGAGTCAATCGGTTACGGTGTTATCAAAATGAACATCGATACTGATACACAGTGGGCTACTTGGGAAGGTATCAAGAACTACTACGAAGGTAAGAAAGAATTCCTTCAAGGCCAAATCGGTAACCCGACTGGCGCTGATGCTCCAAACAAGAAACATTATGACCCACGTGTATGGTTACGCGCTGGTCAAACAAGTCTTGTAGCTCGTCTAGAACAAGCTCACAAAGATCTAAACAGCGTAGACGTACTATAA
- a CDS encoding phosphoglycerate kinase, with the protein MNIIKMADLDLAGLRVLIRADLNVPVKDGKVTSDARIRASLPTIKLALAAGAKVMVTSHLGRPTEGEFAQEFSLEPVVNYLKEALENNVVLARDYLDGLELNAGELVVLENVRFNKGEKKNEEGLSKAYAALCDVFVMDAFGTAHRAQASTHGVGMHAPVACSGPLLSAELEALGKALDKPARPMLAIVGGSKVSTKLTVLDSLSTIADQLVVGGGIANTFIAAQGHNVGKSLCEHDLVDTAKALMAKCEIPVATDVLVASEFSETAEATLKAASEVSDTDMIFDLGPESANKLAEMIKEAKTIIWNGPVGVFEFANFSQGTEIIGRAIAESDAFSIAGGGDTLAAIDQFGLTDGISYISTGGGAFLEFVEGKVLPAVAMLEERAKNG; encoded by the coding sequence ATGAATATTATTAAAATGGCAGATCTTGATCTTGCAGGTCTACGTGTATTAATTCGTGCTGATTTAAACGTACCAGTTAAAGATGGCAAAGTAACATCTGACGCTCGTATCCGCGCATCATTACCAACAATCAAACTTGCACTTGCAGCTGGCGCAAAAGTGATGGTTACATCACATCTTGGTCGCCCAACTGAAGGTGAATTTGCACAAGAGTTCTCACTAGAGCCTGTTGTAAACTACCTTAAAGAAGCATTAGAAAATAACGTTGTACTAGCACGTGATTACCTAGACGGTTTAGAACTAAACGCAGGTGAATTAGTTGTACTAGAAAACGTGCGCTTTAACAAAGGCGAAAAGAAAAACGAAGAAGGTCTTTCTAAAGCATACGCAGCATTATGTGACGTATTTGTAATGGATGCATTTGGTACGGCTCACCGTGCACAAGCATCTACACACGGCGTAGGCATGCACGCACCTGTTGCTTGTTCTGGTCCACTATTAAGTGCAGAGCTTGAAGCATTAGGTAAAGCATTGGACAAGCCTGCTCGTCCAATGTTAGCGATTGTTGGTGGTTCGAAAGTATCAACTAAACTAACAGTGCTTGATTCACTATCTACAATTGCTGATCAGCTAGTTGTAGGTGGCGGTATCGCGAATACATTTATTGCAGCACAAGGTCACAACGTCGGTAAATCACTGTGTGAACATGACCTAGTTGATACGGCTAAAGCGTTAATGGCTAAATGTGAAATCCCAGTAGCAACAGACGTATTAGTTGCTAGCGAATTCTCTGAAACTGCTGAAGCAACACTGAAAGCAGCATCAGAAGTAAGCGACACAGACATGATCTTCGATTTAGGTCCTGAATCTGCAAACAAGCTTGCTGAAATGATTAAAGAAGCTAAAACAATTATCTGGAATGGTCCAGTTGGCGTATTTGAATTCGCTAACTTTTCACAAGGTACAGAAATCATTGGCCGCGCAATTGCAGAAAGTGATGCTTTCTCTATCGCTGGTGGCGGTGACACACTAGCTGCAATCGACCAATTCGGTCTAACTGACGGTATCTCTTATATCTCTACAGGTGGCGGCGCGTTCCTTGAATTTGTAGAAGGTAAAGTATTACCAGCAGTAGCAATGTTAGAAGAACGTGCTAAGAACGGCTAA
- the epd gene encoding erythrose-4-phosphate dehydrogenase gives MPIRVAINGYGRIGRSVVRALYESNRQDEIKIVVINELADPEAIVHLTQYDSTHGRFPFSVQLGDNLLQIENDCIHLVRHPELADLPWHEHDIDIVLDCTGIYGTKADAEAHIAAGAKKVIFSHPASSDVDATVVFGVNHQQLTGAETFISGASCTTNCMVPVINTLDAAFDIKCGTITTIHSAMNDQPVIDSYHSDLRRTRAASHSIIPVDTKLAAGIERILPKFANKFEAIAVRVPTLNVTAMDLSITVSKNVTIEDINNCLHAAADTELKGILGYTEAPLVSIDFNHDPRSSIIDGTQTRVSDGHLVKLLAWCDNEWGFANRLLDTTYYVATLAKQ, from the coding sequence ATGCCAATTAGAGTTGCGATTAATGGTTACGGACGAATTGGACGCAGTGTTGTCCGAGCGTTGTATGAAAGTAACCGTCAGGACGAAATTAAGATCGTTGTTATTAACGAATTAGCCGATCCTGAAGCGATAGTACACTTAACTCAATATGACTCAACGCATGGGCGCTTTCCTTTCTCAGTACAACTGGGCGATAACCTTTTACAAATCGAAAATGATTGTATTCATTTAGTCCGTCATCCTGAACTTGCTGACTTACCTTGGCACGAACATGATATTGATATCGTACTCGATTGTACGGGTATCTACGGTACTAAAGCAGACGCTGAAGCACACATTGCTGCAGGCGCAAAAAAAGTTATTTTCTCTCATCCAGCAAGTTCTGATGTTGATGCTACCGTTGTGTTTGGCGTTAATCATCAGCAATTGACTGGCGCTGAAACATTTATATCTGGTGCATCTTGTACAACTAACTGCATGGTGCCAGTGATTAATACGCTCGACGCAGCGTTTGATATTAAATGTGGCACGATCACCACAATCCATTCCGCGATGAATGATCAACCTGTGATTGATTCTTATCATTCTGATTTGCGCCGTACTCGTGCAGCAAGTCATTCTATTATTCCGGTTGATACAAAATTAGCGGCGGGTATTGAACGTATTTTGCCAAAATTTGCCAATAAATTCGAAGCGATTGCAGTGCGCGTTCCAACCTTGAACGTAACAGCAATGGACTTGAGTATTACGGTAAGCAAAAATGTGACTATCGAAGATATTAACAATTGCTTACATGCGGCAGCAGACACTGAATTAAAAGGGATCTTGGGTTATACCGAGGCACCGTTAGTATCGATAGACTTTAACCACGACCCACGCTCTAGCATCATTGATGGTACTCAAACACGAGTCAGCGATGGGCACCTGGTTAAATTATTAGCTTGGTGTGATAACGAATGGGGCTTTGCTAACCGTTTATTGGATACGACTTATTACGTCGCTACGTTAGCGAAACAATAG
- the tesB gene encoding acyl-CoA thioesterase II codes for MGKVLKDLLGQLTLETIEEGIYRGQSQDLGFGAVFGGQVMGQALSAAKETVSADRKVHSFHSYFLRAGDVKKPIVYEVEKIRDGGSITTRRIRAIQNGQAIFYMTASYQIEREGYDHQDVMPDVPPPEDLLSEQDHVLSLRNELPDDICAKFVCERPIEMRPVHYLDPLNEEKSSPERYIWFKANGQMPDDARIHKYLLAYASDFCFLPTALQPHGKGFMSPNMQVVTIDHSMWFHRDFRLDDWLLYAVDSSSASGSRGLVRGRFFTRDGKMVATTMQEGLIRNREIA; via the coding sequence ATGGGTAAGGTATTAAAAGATCTTCTTGGACAGTTAACATTAGAAACCATTGAAGAAGGAATTTATCGTGGTCAAAGCCAAGATTTAGGGTTTGGCGCGGTATTTGGTGGCCAGGTGATGGGTCAAGCATTGTCGGCAGCAAAAGAAACTGTGTCCGCTGATCGTAAGGTGCACTCCTTTCATTCTTACTTCCTGCGTGCTGGTGATGTCAAAAAGCCGATTGTGTATGAAGTTGAAAAAATTCGCGACGGTGGTTCAATTACCACGCGTCGTATTCGTGCCATCCAAAACGGCCAAGCTATTTTTTACATGACAGCCTCTTATCAGATTGAACGTGAAGGTTACGACCATCAAGATGTGATGCCGGATGTACCACCACCGGAAGACCTGCTTTCAGAGCAAGACCATGTATTATCATTGCGTAATGAGTTACCGGATGATATTTGTGCCAAATTTGTTTGTGAAAGACCAATTGAAATGCGCCCTGTGCATTATCTTGATCCGCTTAATGAAGAGAAGTCGTCACCAGAGCGTTACATCTGGTTTAAAGCCAATGGTCAAATGCCAGACGATGCGCGTATTCATAAGTATTTACTGGCGTATGCCTCTGACTTTTGTTTCTTGCCAACAGCGCTACAACCGCACGGTAAAGGCTTTATGAGTCCGAACATGCAAGTAGTGACGATTGATCATTCAATGTGGTTCCATCGCGATTTCCGTCTTGATGATTGGCTATTGTATGCCGTAGACAGCTCGAGTGCGTCAGGTTCTCGTGGTCTAGTACGTGGTCGTTTCTTCACGCGAGATGGCAAAATGGTAGCAACCACAATGCAAGAAGGGTTAATTCGTAACCGAGAGATCGCTTAA
- the thrC gene encoding threonine synthase yields the protein MKLYSIKDHAETVSFSQAVKQGMGKNQGLFFPSEINPIDDIDALLEMNLVDRSRVILQSLIGDEFSEQELHDIVEGAFNFPAPVTKVSDKISALELFHGPTLAFKDFGGRFMAQCLSRLTSGEKITILTATSGDTGAAVAHAFYGIENIEVVVMYPKGKISFLQEQMFCTLGGNIRTIAVDGDFDACQALMKQSFDDAELRQAIGLNSANSINISRLMAQICYYFEAFAQLPKAQRAQTVVSVPSGNFGNLTAGLLAKTLGLPVKRFIAATNINDTVPRYLQSGEWDPKATQATLSNAMDVSVPSNWPRIEELARVKGWDLSELASDFLSDEDTKQAVAALDEQGYLCEPHGAIAYDRLAAQLSEDEFGLFLCTAHPAKFKESVEEILGRDIGLPQELADCADKPNLSVDMANDFAALRALLMA from the coding sequence ATGAAATTATATAGCATTAAAGATCACGCAGAGACAGTAAGCTTTTCACAAGCAGTGAAACAAGGTATGGGTAAAAATCAAGGCTTGTTCTTTCCAAGCGAAATTAATCCGATTGACGATATTGATGCCTTGCTAGAGATGAATCTAGTTGATCGCAGTCGCGTTATCTTACAATCACTGATCGGTGATGAATTTAGCGAACAAGAATTACATGATATTGTTGAAGGTGCATTTAACTTCCCTGCGCCAGTCACGAAAGTGAGCGACAAGATCAGCGCATTAGAATTATTCCACGGTCCAACACTGGCATTTAAAGACTTTGGCGGCCGTTTCATGGCGCAATGTCTATCTCGTTTGACGTCAGGTGAAAAAATTACAATCCTAACTGCAACGTCTGGTGATACTGGCGCTGCGGTTGCACATGCTTTCTACGGTATCGAAAACATCGAAGTCGTGGTGATGTATCCAAAAGGTAAAATCAGTTTCTTACAAGAACAAATGTTCTGTACGCTTGGCGGTAACATCCGCACTATCGCCGTTGATGGTGACTTTGATGCGTGTCAGGCATTAATGAAGCAATCATTCGATGATGCAGAACTGCGTCAGGCGATAGGCCTTAACTCGGCAAACTCAATTAACATTAGCCGTTTGATGGCGCAGATCTGCTATTACTTTGAAGCATTCGCACAACTGCCAAAAGCACAACGTGCACAAACAGTGGTATCAGTGCCAAGTGGTAACTTCGGTAACCTAACAGCAGGTTTATTAGCAAAAACATTAGGCTTACCTGTTAAGCGCTTTATTGCTGCCACGAATATCAATGATACTGTGCCGCGTTATTTACAAAGCGGTGAATGGGATCCAAAAGCCACGCAAGCAACACTCTCTAATGCGATGGATGTGAGCGTACCAAGTAACTGGCCACGTATTGAAGAGTTAGCACGTGTTAAAGGGTGGGACTTATCTGAATTAGCCTCTGACTTCTTATCAGATGAAGACACAAAACAAGCTGTTGCAGCATTAGATGAGCAAGGTTACTTATGTGAACCGCATGGCGCGATTGCTTATGACCGTTTAGCGGCGCAATTGAGCGAAGATGAATTCGGTTTATTCTTGTGTACGGCGCACCCTGCGAAGTTTAAAGAATCAGTGGAAGAAATCCTTGGCCGTGACATTGGTTTACCACAAGAACTTGCTGATTGTGCAGATAAGCCAAACTTATCGGTTGATATGGCAAATGATTTTGCCGCATTACGTGCATTATTGATGGCGTAG
- the thrB gene encoding homoserine kinase, producing the protein MSIVVFAPASVANVSAGFDALGFPIAPIDGSLIGDKVFISDADTAFSLVSSGRFKHKLPDDYRENIIYDCYLGYAAALEKRGLKIKKIVMELEKNLPIGSGLGSSAASIVAGLEALNVFHDNTLDEHEMVLLMGELEGKISGSVHYDNVAPCALGGMQLMLGENGVVSQSVPCFDEWYWVVAYPGISISTAAARDILPTEYSRGDCLTYGRHLAGFIHACYSKQQDLAAAMLKDVIAEPYRSQLIPKFDEVRDYAKELGALATGISGSGPTVFNVMTDLAQAEKLKVWLDANFIQNGDGFTHICKLDKQGARVVGSEL; encoded by the coding sequence ATGAGTATTGTTGTATTCGCACCGGCATCGGTAGCAAATGTAAGTGCAGGTTTCGATGCTTTAGGTTTTCCGATTGCGCCGATTGATGGCTCACTCATCGGTGATAAAGTATTCATTAGTGATGCTGACACGGCTTTTAGCTTAGTTTCTAGTGGCCGTTTTAAGCATAAACTGCCAGATGATTACCGTGAAAATATCATCTATGATTGTTATCTTGGTTATGCAGCCGCGTTAGAGAAACGTGGTTTAAAGATCAAAAAAATAGTCATGGAGTTAGAAAAAAACTTACCGATTGGTAGTGGCTTAGGGTCGAGTGCTGCGTCAATTGTTGCTGGTCTAGAAGCGTTGAATGTATTTCATGATAACACCCTTGATGAACACGAAATGGTGTTATTAATGGGTGAGCTTGAAGGCAAAATCAGTGGTAGCGTACATTATGATAATGTCGCACCTTGTGCATTAGGTGGCATGCAATTAATGCTCGGTGAAAATGGGGTTGTCAGTCAATCTGTGCCTTGTTTCGATGAATGGTATTGGGTCGTGGCTTATCCTGGTATTAGCATTTCAACGGCTGCAGCGCGTGACATTTTACCTACTGAATACAGCCGTGGTGATTGTTTAACGTATGGCCGTCACTTAGCGGGCTTTATCCACGCCTGTTATAGCAAACAACAAGATCTAGCCGCGGCGATGTTGAAAGACGTGATTGCGGAACCGTATCGTTCACAGCTTATCCCTAAATTTGATGAAGTGCGTGACTATGCCAAAGAACTCGGCGCGTTAGCAACGGGTATCTCAGGTTCAGGACCAACGGTATTCAACGTGATGACTGACCTAGCACAAGCTGAAAAGTTAAAAGTGTGGTTAGACGCTAACTTTATCCAAAACGGTGATGGTTTTACCCACATCTGTAAACTGGATAAACAGGGCGCACGTGTTGTTGGCAGTGAGTTATAA